In a genomic window of Telopea speciosissima isolate NSW1024214 ecotype Mountain lineage chromosome 5, Tspe_v1, whole genome shotgun sequence:
- the LOC122660879 gene encoding polygalacturonase non-catalytic subunit AroGP2-like has protein sequence MHPISLLGFLIIAYFSGSQAENSFLQYWEEHIGLPHPPHWLAAKVSPLSLHQMIVFMKLMEENELASHLHSFCMQANVVCSTNEMVKKIMDNTTLPPIAQWNAAKLKYEQLPNETPLSVYSQGGLPYFRESMVKEGSFMPIPDLRDPMSYKSFLPQPLASQIPFSFARIDELKKLFGVADE, from the exons ATGCATCCCATTTCGTTGCTTGGATTTCTGATAATTGCATACTTTAgt GGTTCTCAAGCTGAAAATTCTTTCTTACAATATTGGGAAGAGCATATTGGTCTTCCACATCCTCCTCATTGGTTAGCTGCAAAGGTTTCTCCATTAAGCCTCCATCAGATGATAGTGTTTATGAAACTTATGGAGGAAAATGAATTGGCTTCCCATCTGCATTCCTTCTGTATGCAAGCTAATGTAGTTTGTTCTACAAATGAAATGGTCAAGAAGATAATGGACAATACAACCCTGCCACCAATAGCCCAGTGGAATGCTGCCAAACTAAAGTATGAACAACTTCCGAATGAAACACCCTTGTCGGTTTACAGCCAAGGGGGATTGCCATATTTCCGGGAGTCAATGGTAAAAGAGGGAAGTTTCATGCCTATCCCTGATCTAAGGGATCCGATGTCATATAAATCGTTCTTACCACAACCTCTTGCATCACAAATTCCATTTTCCTTTGCACGGATTGAcgaattgaagaagcttttTGGTGTAGCAGATGAATAA